In one Neobacillus sp. CF12 genomic region, the following are encoded:
- a CDS encoding glycerol-3-phosphate acyltransferase has protein sequence MIWWYFILSYFIGSIMFGFLITRIFYREDIRVQGSGNVGARNAGRLHGKTAFVLIFLGDALKGVLVILAARYLQFSETIQLLGIALAILGHIKPVTLKFKGGKGISTFIGGIITFEPLLVPVIILGFCILYPFIKSFTLAGLGTFLFIPVVLFLKNNDWLSCLIALGIISILYAAHAENLKERLKPNE, from the coding sequence ATGATTTGGTGGTATTTTATCTTATCCTATTTTATTGGAAGTATTATGTTTGGTTTTCTGATTACAAGGATCTTCTATCGTGAAGATATTCGGGTTCAAGGAAGTGGAAATGTCGGTGCAAGAAATGCCGGCCGCCTTCATGGTAAAACTGCCTTTGTGTTGATTTTTCTCGGGGACGCACTAAAAGGAGTCCTTGTTATTTTAGCTGCCCGTTACTTGCAATTCTCTGAAACTATTCAACTATTAGGAATTGCCCTGGCTATTTTGGGTCATATAAAGCCCGTTACCCTTAAATTTAAAGGAGGAAAGGGGATTTCTACCTTCATTGGTGGAATCATTACCTTTGAGCCACTTCTGGTTCCAGTAATTATCCTCGGATTTTGCATTCTTTACCCTTTTATTAAAAGCTTTACATTAGCGGGGTTAGGGACATTTCTATTTATCCCAGTGGTCCTCTTTTTAAAAAATAATGATTGGCTAAGTTGCCTGATAGCATTAGGTATTATCTCTATACTTTATGCAGCACATGCAGAAAATCTCAAGGAAAGGTTGAAACCTAATGAGTAA
- a CDS encoding S1C family serine protease → MKRALFTIPLSLILIGVIVASFVLMGIKPSSSNISQAQKLAEYTKPAVVRILGYSVVQWQFNNPNDPEVEAILSQLNYQSVVGGSGSGAIISSDGYIVTNAHVVEAAQMEDEDIANAAFDQLVTIMADYFQVDYETAYEYMLTYTQYTGIQKVIKVILPGGETLDGEVKSYGAPVNEGKDVAVLKIEGKNLPTLKLGNSDNIQNQDNIWVSGYPAAADSDLLSPDSSLVSSMNAGQISATDKKTEQGSPVIQINAAATHGNSGGPVINEKGEIIGLLTFRGDTVNGQEVQGFNFSVPVNTVKEFTNQAGAKNTSSSTDKLYMEGLELYWGGYYKNALEKFEAVQRLYPNHSEIKKFITNSEQRTGDSKTLWSDYKTIFYIVDGVAALLIILLLVFTFAIKPKNRPAPAAAAVPQAPPAPPPTPENTIPDLNNDGKIDVQDIILALQEQQKKQQKKDENE, encoded by the coding sequence ATGAAAAGGGCCCTTTTTACAATTCCGCTTAGTTTGATACTTATCGGAGTAATTGTTGCTTCTTTTGTTCTAATGGGTATTAAACCAAGCTCTTCGAATATTTCTCAAGCCCAAAAGCTTGCGGAATACACGAAGCCAGCAGTTGTTCGGATACTGGGCTACTCTGTTGTCCAATGGCAGTTTAACAATCCAAATGACCCTGAAGTGGAGGCCATACTTAGTCAATTAAACTACCAGTCTGTTGTAGGGGGCTCTGGTTCTGGGGCAATCATTAGCTCTGATGGGTATATTGTTACGAATGCTCATGTAGTAGAAGCCGCTCAGATGGAAGACGAAGATATTGCCAATGCTGCATTTGATCAACTTGTTACGATAATGGCTGATTATTTTCAAGTAGATTATGAGACGGCGTATGAATATATGCTGACTTATACGCAATATACCGGGATACAAAAAGTCATTAAAGTCATTTTACCAGGTGGAGAAACGCTTGATGGTGAAGTGAAAAGCTATGGTGCACCAGTCAATGAAGGTAAAGATGTGGCGGTACTTAAGATTGAAGGGAAAAACCTTCCCACATTAAAGCTTGGAAATTCTGACAACATCCAAAACCAGGATAATATTTGGGTAAGCGGCTATCCAGCTGCTGCTGATTCAGATTTGTTATCACCAGATTCCTCTCTTGTATCTTCAATGAATGCTGGTCAAATTTCTGCTACGGATAAGAAGACGGAGCAAGGAAGTCCGGTTATTCAGATTAATGCAGCCGCTACGCATGGTAATAGTGGTGGACCGGTAATCAATGAAAAAGGTGAAATCATTGGCCTCCTAACTTTTAGAGGCGATACCGTAAATGGCCAGGAAGTTCAAGGATTTAACTTTTCCGTCCCTGTTAATACCGTAAAGGAATTTACAAATCAAGCAGGAGCAAAGAATACATCAAGCAGCACAGATAAACTTTATATGGAAGGGCTGGAACTGTATTGGGGCGGATATTATAAAAACGCTCTTGAGAAATTCGAAGCTGTTCAGAGACTCTATCCAAACCACTCCGAAATTAAGAAGTTCATCACAAATTCCGAACAACGAACTGGTGACAGTAAAACTTTATGGTCGGATTATAAAACCATCTTCTATATCGTTGATGGTGTTGCAGCCTTATTGATTATTCTGCTCTTAGTATTCACGTTTGCCATTAAACCGAAAAACCGACCTGCACCTGCAGCAGCGGCAGTTCCTCAGGCACCGCCTGCACCGCCGCCAACGCCAGAAAATACCATCCCTGACTTAAACAATGATGGCAAAATAGACGTCCAAGATATCATACTTGCGCTCCAAGAACAGCAAAAGAAACAACAGAAAAAAGACGAAAACGAATAA
- the zupT gene encoding zinc transporter ZupT: MTENLLLAFGLTLFAGLATGIGSLLAFFTSHTNTKFLSVTLGFSAGVMIYVSMVEIFVKAKIALVDSLGVVPGNWLTVGGFFGGMLLIAAIDKFIPKQSNPHELKTVEDMNQPTINDGKNPDLLKMGTFTALAIGIHNFPEGIATFTSALQDPALGIAIAVAIAIHNIPEGIAVSVPVYFATGDKKKAFKLSFLSGLSEPIGALVAYLFLMPFLNDVMFGIIFAAVAGIMVFISLDELLPAAKRYDETHLSIYGLIAGMAVMALSLLLFI; this comes from the coding sequence ATGACGGAGAATCTGCTTTTAGCGTTTGGGCTGACCTTATTTGCAGGCCTAGCAACAGGCATAGGAAGTCTGCTCGCATTTTTTACATCACATACCAATACTAAATTTCTTTCTGTAACCCTGGGATTTTCTGCTGGTGTGATGATTTATGTATCGATGGTGGAGATTTTTGTAAAAGCAAAGATAGCCCTCGTGGATTCGTTGGGTGTTGTTCCAGGGAACTGGTTAACGGTTGGAGGATTTTTTGGTGGTATGCTTTTGATTGCTGCGATTGACAAATTTATTCCCAAGCAATCAAATCCGCATGAACTAAAAACAGTCGAGGACATGAACCAACCTACAATTAATGATGGCAAGAATCCGGACCTTTTAAAAATGGGAACTTTTACGGCACTAGCTATTGGTATTCACAACTTTCCAGAAGGAATTGCTACCTTCACCTCTGCTTTACAAGACCCTGCACTTGGTATTGCCATCGCTGTTGCGATTGCGATCCATAACATCCCAGAGGGCATTGCTGTTTCTGTACCTGTTTATTTTGCGACTGGCGATAAGAAAAAGGCTTTCAAACTATCATTCTTATCAGGATTATCTGAACCAATTGGTGCCCTTGTCGCCTACCTATTCTTAATGCCATTCTTGAATGATGTTATGTTTGGAATTATCTTTGCAGCAGTAGCCGGAATCATGGTGTTTATCTCGCTTGATGAATTATTGCCTGCGGCAAAAAGATATGATGAAACCCACCTATCAATCTATGGCCTAATCGCCGGTATGGCAGTCATGGCACTCAGCCTATTACTCTTCATCTAA